In Ostrea edulis chromosome 6, xbOstEdul1.1, whole genome shotgun sequence, a single window of DNA contains:
- the LOC125648113 gene encoding uncharacterized protein LOC125648113, which produces MENPSGLTITEMQTTDPVDSVPASIPEPACTSNCESNLTVPQADGIHENCEPAVSENVKSEPKRRKKVSMEELQKMQYEVLRCHKTHFELQTMKLKKEMDRDDMEKENLKLRNIKLSLKIECLKQNVSQNESAMFALQAINEI; this is translated from the exons ATGGAAAATCCTTCTGGACTCACTATTACTGAGATGCAGACAACTGATCCTGTGGACTCAGTACCAGCTTCCATACCTGAACCTGCATGTACTTCGAATTGTGAAAG TAATCTGACTGTACCCCAAGCAGACGGGATACATGAAAACTGTGAACCTGCTGTCtccgaaaatgtaaaaagtgaaCCAAAGAGGAGGAAAAAAGTATCAATGGAAGAATTGCAGAAAATGCAATATGAG GTATTACGTTGTCATAAAACACACTTCGAGCTCCAGactatgaaattaaaaaaggaAATGGACAGAGACGATATGGAaaaagaaaacttgaaattaagaaatataaagcTGTCTCTGAAGATTGAATGTTTAAAACAGAATGTAAGCCAAAATGAAAGTGCCATGTTTGCCTTACAGGCTATCAATGAAATTTAG
- the LOC130047068 gene encoding protein draper-like isoform X1 yields the protein MRMYVKKFLKTWYFYLCTKEFFILAANRTGHGYCFDESAGKLRCCYDYRNVSGRCEPCLGSFGEACENNCPDGYYGHGCRNKCDCLPELCHEIHGCLDCIGSFGENCSQPCYFGLFGYKCREKCNCSSDTHRCDRVSGCKIKVSGMHITFLKVR from the exons ATGAGAATGTATGTGAAGAAGTTTTTAAAGACATGGTATTTCTATTTGTGCACAAAAGAATTTTTCATCCTTGCAGCAAATAGAACAGGACACGGCTATTGTTTCGATGA ATCGGCAGGGAAGCTGAGATGTTGCTATGATTACAGAAATGTTTCAGGAAGATGTGAAC CATGTCTAGGTTCATTTGGAGAGGCCTGTGAAAATAACTGCCCGGATGGATACTATGGACATGGATGTAGAAATAAGTGTGACTGTTTGCCTGAGTTATGTCATGAAATCCATGGTTGTTTAG aCTGTATAGGATCGTTTGGAGAAAACTGCAGTCAGCCCTGTTATTTTGGATTATTTGGCTATAAATGTAGAGAAAAGTGTAACTGTAGCAGTGATACGCATAGATGTGACAGGGTTTCCGGTTGCAAGATTAAAGTTAGCGGTATGCATATCACATTTTTGAAAGTAAGATAA
- the LOC130047067 gene encoding putative nuclease HARBI1: MLVLRFYASGSFLEVIGNTMGVDKGTVSRAVTNVTEALLSKKDQFLRWPTQDDMMKSKRAFFMRGGFPGVIGCVDGTHIRIQDPTLDELTYVNRKGWHSINVQAICDHEGKFINIEAQWPGSTHDSHIFRMSDVSLYLESHNRSVDDGILLGDSGYAACSRYLLTPYLHPATPSQEAFNSAHCKTRSTIERVFGWWKRFHVLHGEIRMKPGKVCRVIGACAILHNIALLLKEDMEGDDQQDGNGVGHINYNGPEDGRVLRNFITTTYF, from the exons ATGCTTGTTCTTCGATTTTATGCTTCGGGGAGTTTTCTTGAGGTAATTGGGAACACGATGGGTGTAGACAAAGGCACGGTAAGCAGAGCTGTCACCAATGTCACCGAAGCTCTCCTGTCTAAAAAAGACCAGTTTCTGCGGTGGCCTACACAAGATGATATGATGAAGTCGAAGAGAGCCTTTTTTATGCGTGGAGGATTCCCAGGGGTAATTGGATGTGTCGATGGTACTCACATAAGGATACAAGATCCAACTCTAGACGAACTAACTTACGTCAACAGAAAAGGGTGGCACTCAATCAATGTGCAAGCTATATGTGACCATGAAG GAAAATTCATTAACATTGAGGCTCAATGGCCAGGAAGTACACATGATAGTCACATCTTCCGAATGTCCGATGTCAGTTTGTATCTCGAGAGCCACAATCGAAGCGTTGATGATGGAATTCTATTGGGCGACAGTGGTTATGCAGCATGCTCTCGGTATCTGTTAACACCATACCTGCACCCTGCAACACCCTCCCAAGAAGCATTCAACTCGGCCCATTGTAAGACCCGTAGCACCATTGAAAGAGTTTTTGGTTGGTGGAAGAGATTTCATGTTTTGCATGGTGAAATAAGAATGAAGCCGGGTAAGGTTTGTAGAGTCATTGGAGCCTGTGCCATATTGCATAACATAGCACTTCTGTTAAAGGAGGATATGGAGGGCGATGACCAACAAGACGGAAATGGAGTAGGCCATATCAATTACAATGGACCCGAGGACGGAAGAGTTTTGAGGAATTTCATCACCACAACATATTTCTAA
- the LOC130047068 gene encoding multiple epidermal growth factor-like domains protein 6 isoform X2 yields MRMYVKKFLKTWYFYLCTKEFFILAANRTGHGYCFDENVSGRCEPCLGSFGEACENNCPDGYYGHGCRNKCDCLPELCHEIHGCLDCIGSFGENCSQPCYFGLFGYKCREKCNCSSDTHRCDRVSGCKIKVSGMHITFLKVR; encoded by the exons ATGAGAATGTATGTGAAGAAGTTTTTAAAGACATGGTATTTCTATTTGTGCACAAAAGAATTTTTCATCCTTGCAGCAAATAGAACAGGACACGGCTATTGTTTCGATGA AAATGTTTCAGGAAGATGTGAAC CATGTCTAGGTTCATTTGGAGAGGCCTGTGAAAATAACTGCCCGGATGGATACTATGGACATGGATGTAGAAATAAGTGTGACTGTTTGCCTGAGTTATGTCATGAAATCCATGGTTGTTTAG aCTGTATAGGATCGTTTGGAGAAAACTGCAGTCAGCCCTGTTATTTTGGATTATTTGGCTATAAATGTAGAGAAAAGTGTAACTGTAGCAGTGATACGCATAGATGTGACAGGGTTTCCGGTTGCAAGATTAAAGTTAGCGGTATGCATATCACATTTTTGAAAGTAAGATAA